One window from the genome of Natrinema caseinilyticum encodes:
- the yqeB gene encoding selenium-dependent molybdenum cofactor biosynthesis protein YqeB: MTLFDRVDDLVAQGRPAAMLTIVAKDGSAPRDVGAKMLVTDDDEYGTIGGGTVEGLAVEDARDVLRGDVNPGVRTYELRPGGNTGMVCGGSMDVFIDRIRGRARLYVAGGGHIGVELAAMATRLGYDVTVVDDREEYAAPERFSADVDVVCGSYDEVLAERPMTSETAVAVATRSGTFDRQAVAAALDGGAGYVGVVASVDKTAHIFDSLLEDGYSRRDLVRVRAPVGLDLGGGGPADVALSILAELHRDRHGATGERANRHDVEDLVVLRGGGDLGSGVAYRLHQAGFPVIVTETARPTVVRRAVAFGTAMYDGDVTVQGVTGRRVADADEALAVLADDEVPVLEDPDGTVVDELEPRAVVDAIMAKGKFDTGTRRDLADVVVGLGPGFEAGENVDAVVETDRGHELGHVIYDGEPSPYDGEPGERRGYTHERVLRAPSDGVWSPSVEIGEAVEAETTVGSVDDDPVVTEIGGLVRGLVHDGVSVSAGAKLGDVDPRDDVDYTKISDKALCLGGGVLEAVLKLS; this comes from the coding sequence ATGACGCTGTTCGATCGCGTGGACGACCTCGTCGCGCAGGGACGACCGGCCGCGATGCTGACGATCGTGGCCAAAGACGGCAGCGCGCCGCGGGACGTCGGGGCGAAAATGCTCGTGACCGACGACGACGAGTACGGGACGATCGGCGGCGGGACGGTCGAGGGACTGGCCGTCGAGGACGCCCGCGACGTCCTCCGCGGTGACGTGAATCCGGGCGTCCGGACGTACGAACTGCGCCCCGGTGGAAATACCGGCATGGTCTGTGGCGGTTCCATGGACGTCTTCATCGATCGGATCCGCGGCCGGGCGCGTCTCTACGTCGCGGGCGGCGGGCACATCGGCGTCGAACTCGCGGCGATGGCAACGCGACTCGGCTACGACGTCACCGTCGTCGACGACCGCGAGGAGTACGCCGCTCCGGAGCGATTTTCCGCGGACGTCGACGTCGTTTGCGGCTCCTACGACGAGGTCCTCGCGGAACGTCCGATGACGTCGGAAACGGCGGTCGCCGTCGCGACGCGAAGCGGAACGTTCGACCGGCAGGCCGTCGCCGCCGCCCTCGACGGCGGCGCCGGCTACGTCGGCGTCGTCGCAAGCGTTGACAAGACGGCGCACATCTTCGACTCGTTGCTCGAGGACGGGTACTCGCGTCGAGACCTCGTTCGGGTCCGCGCGCCCGTCGGTCTCGACCTCGGCGGGGGCGGGCCCGCGGACGTCGCGCTCTCGATCCTCGCGGAGTTGCACCGCGATCGCCACGGTGCGACCGGCGAGCGCGCGAACCGACACGACGTCGAGGACCTCGTCGTCCTTCGGGGCGGCGGAGACCTCGGCAGCGGCGTGGCCTACCGCCTCCATCAGGCGGGCTTTCCGGTTATCGTGACCGAGACGGCCCGACCGACCGTCGTCCGACGCGCAGTCGCGTTCGGGACGGCGATGTACGACGGCGACGTCACCGTTCAGGGCGTGACGGGCCGTCGCGTTGCGGACGCGGACGAGGCGCTCGCCGTTCTCGCCGACGACGAGGTCCCGGTGCTCGAGGACCCCGACGGGACCGTCGTCGACGAACTGGAGCCCAGGGCCGTCGTCGATGCGATCATGGCCAAAGGAAAATTCGACACCGGAACGCGGCGAGACCTCGCAGACGTCGTCGTCGGCCTCGGTCCGGGGTTCGAGGCCGGCGAGAACGTGGACGCGGTCGTCGAAACCGATCGCGGACACGAACTCGGCCACGTCATTTACGACGGCGAACCCAGCCCGTACGACGGCGAACCGGGCGAACGTCGCGGGTACACCCACGAACGCGTGCTCCGCGCACCGAGCGACGGCGTGTGGTCACCGTCGGTCGAAATCGGCGAGGCCGTCGAGGCGGAAACGACCGTCGGCTCCGTCGACGACGACCCCGTCGTCACGGAGATCGGGGGACTCGTCCGGGGGCTCGTTCACGACGGCGTTTCGGTTTCCGCCGGCGCGAAACTCGGCGACGTCGATCCCCGCGACGACGTCGACTACACGAAGATTTCGGACAAGGCGCTCTGTCTCGGCGGTGGCGTCCTGGAAGCGGTGCTCAAGCTCTCCTAG
- the selD gene encoding selenide, water dikinase SelD: MTEGGDDRSAEGGNDRVAEGGDDRPPALTEYAELHGCSCKVGQAELDSLLADVGLSSAQEDLQVGVGEDASARVIADGLSLVSTIDFFTPIVDDPYEFGRVAACNAASDAFATGAGDDLTFLVVLGLPREVTGAATDVLRGIVDAVNEMGGVVGGGHTIMNPWPIAGGTVVATAPSDRILRTSGAAAADRLYLTKPLGTQPAMGALRVRDGEFGDTIAETAARPVQDIADEALAWMTTPNRDAMLAAREYATAATDITGFGLLGQARVLAENAGVGVELTHLPLIDGTLELSRLFGYGLEDGESAETSGGLLLSVPDGRTDAFESALSAANVFYRQVGRVTSSSGASLVDPTVERIRG; this comes from the coding sequence ATGACTGAGGGCGGCGACGATCGGTCGGCCGAGGGTGGAAACGACCGGGTGGCCGAGGGCGGCGACGACCGGCCGCCTGCCCTGACCGAATACGCGGAACTCCACGGCTGTTCGTGCAAGGTCGGACAGGCCGAACTCGACTCGTTGCTCGCGGACGTCGGATTATCGAGCGCGCAGGAGGACCTGCAGGTCGGCGTCGGAGAGGATGCGAGCGCACGCGTGATCGCGGACGGGCTCAGTCTGGTATCGACGATCGATTTCTTCACGCCGATCGTGGACGACCCGTACGAGTTCGGCCGCGTCGCCGCGTGTAATGCGGCCAGCGACGCCTTCGCGACCGGGGCCGGCGACGATCTGACGTTCCTCGTCGTTCTCGGGCTTCCGCGGGAGGTAACGGGCGCAGCCACGGACGTTCTGCGGGGGATCGTCGACGCGGTGAACGAAATGGGCGGGGTCGTCGGGGGCGGGCACACCATCATGAACCCGTGGCCGATCGCCGGCGGCACCGTCGTGGCCACGGCACCGTCGGATCGCATTCTTCGAACGAGCGGCGCCGCGGCGGCCGATCGGCTGTATCTGACGAAACCCCTCGGAACGCAACCGGCGATGGGCGCACTCCGCGTGCGGGACGGCGAGTTCGGCGACACGATCGCCGAAACGGCGGCGCGACCCGTCCAGGACATCGCCGACGAAGCGCTCGCGTGGATGACGACGCCCAACAGGGATGCGATGCTCGCGGCCCGCGAGTACGCGACGGCCGCGACCGATATCACCGGCTTCGGGTTGCTCGGACAGGCCCGCGTCCTCGCGGAGAACGCCGGCGTCGGCGTCGAACTCACGCACCTTCCGCTCATCGACGGCACCCTCGAACTCTCGCGGCTCTTCGGCTACGGTCTCGAGGACGGCGAGAGCGCGGAGACCAGCGGTGGCCTCTTGCTCTCTGTTCCGGACGGACGCACCGACGCGTTCGAATCCGCCCTCTCGGCGGCGAACGTCTTCTACCGCCAGGTCGGCCGCGTCACCTCCAGCTCGGGCGCGTCGCTGGTCGATCCGACGGTCGAACGAATCCGGGGCTAA
- a CDS encoding sulfurtransferase TusA family protein, with product MERVDVTGEVCPRPALIVRERLSELDRSDELLVRGDYPPAESNLRRTCTKHGYEVEDRPVPDDVDGGFELLIRPPGDSSPSGDADD from the coding sequence ATGGAACGTGTGGACGTCACGGGGGAAGTGTGTCCGCGCCCCGCCCTCATCGTCCGGGAGCGGTTGTCCGAACTCGATCGGAGCGACGAACTGCTCGTCCGAGGCGATTACCCGCCAGCGGAGTCGAATCTCCGACGAACGTGTACGAAACACGGATACGAAGTCGAGGATCGACCGGTCCCCGACGACGTCGACGGCGGCTTCGAATTGCTTATCCGTCCACCAGGCGACTCGAGCCCATCGGGGGATGCGGATGACTGA
- the yqeC gene encoding selenium cofactor biosynthesis protein YqeC, which produces MDLADGLGLEDDELVSFVGAGGKKTAMGHLVAEAADRGLDAGYTTSVQMPPPPDVPLALTDGERPSADLDDVTAPVAIARARVSDPDRVDEKVRGYAPDVLSSVFAGGRFDWLLVKADGARMREFKAPGADEPQIPTASTVVVPVVSVRAIGQPLTDDIVHRVDRIERCTALSAGERITAAAVGQVLAHPDGGLKNVPADATVVPLVNKADTATLERRATDALSTALARTSRFDRGLVTSFETDRLVVVN; this is translated from the coding sequence ATGGACCTCGCCGATGGGCTCGGACTCGAGGACGACGAACTCGTCTCGTTCGTCGGCGCAGGGGGGAAAAAGACCGCCATGGGTCACCTGGTCGCCGAGGCGGCCGACCGCGGTCTCGATGCGGGATACACCACGTCGGTGCAGATGCCGCCGCCACCGGACGTTCCGCTCGCGCTCACCGACGGCGAGCGCCCTTCGGCCGACCTGGACGATGTGACGGCGCCGGTCGCGATTGCGAGGGCTCGCGTGTCCGATCCGGACCGGGTCGACGAGAAGGTGCGTGGATACGCGCCGGACGTGTTGAGTTCGGTCTTCGCGGGCGGCCGGTTCGACTGGCTCCTCGTCAAGGCCGACGGTGCGAGAATGCGCGAATTCAAAGCGCCGGGCGCCGACGAACCGCAAATCCCCACCGCGAGTACGGTCGTCGTCCCGGTCGTCTCCGTTCGGGCCATCGGCCAGCCGCTCACGGACGATATCGTTCACCGAGTCGACCGGATCGAACGGTGTACAGCCCTCTCCGCTGGCGAGCGGATCACCGCCGCCGCCGTCGGCCAGGTGCTCGCACACCCCGACGGGGGGCTGAAGAACGTTCCCGCGGACGCGACCGTCGTCCCGCTCGTGAACAAAGCCGACACGGCCACCCTCGAGCGGCGGGCGACGGACGCGCTTTCGACCGCGCTCGCGCGCACCTCGCGTTTCGATCGCGGACTCGTCACGTCCTTCGAGACCGACCGCCTCGTCGTCGTCAACTGA
- a CDS encoding MFS transporter has translation MTNQRPSETEPRSVPWRSPSLHVVLGSSLVGVMGVSLLSPVLPSLRAAFGITDAQVGLIVTVYTLPGIFLTPFVGLVADRLGRRRTLIPLLFIFGIAGTAIAFTTTYETVLVLRFCQGVGASALITLAITLIGDYYDGPRQRSIIGINSSAIGTGAALYPLIGGALAAIRWNVPFLFFGVAVVVGIAAAVILEEPAVDAPPSLRTYAKRVGRAVTARDAFGIYIASLSTFFLFYGGVLTAIPLLLTDEYGVVEPSLGGILAVVSFSNAVIASFYGRLEPYFDLSTLIAIGFSCFGLALLGIRIVTSPAQVALLLAVFGVGFGLVMPSLNDTIVTIAPDHLRASMLGTQTSMLRIGQTIGPIAFTWLAEFGFATPLAGYRVVLPVAGVLSIGCAAGGWVLLRLEV, from the coding sequence ATGACGAACCAGCGTCCCAGCGAGACCGAACCTCGATCCGTTCCGTGGCGGTCCCCGTCGCTGCACGTCGTGTTGGGGAGTTCGTTGGTCGGCGTCATGGGCGTCTCCTTGCTCAGTCCGGTTCTGCCGTCGCTCAGAGCCGCCTTCGGCATTACCGACGCACAGGTCGGTCTGATCGTCACCGTCTATACGTTGCCGGGGATATTTTTGACGCCGTTCGTCGGCCTCGTCGCCGACAGACTCGGCCGACGCCGAACGCTCATTCCGTTGCTGTTCATCTTCGGGATCGCCGGAACTGCGATCGCGTTCACGACGACCTACGAGACGGTGCTCGTGCTCCGATTTTGTCAGGGAGTCGGTGCCAGTGCGTTGATCACGCTCGCCATCACGCTCATCGGGGATTACTACGACGGGCCCCGACAGCGATCGATTATCGGGATCAACAGCAGCGCCATCGGTACCGGAGCGGCGCTGTACCCCCTGATCGGCGGCGCCCTCGCGGCGATCCGGTGGAACGTTCCGTTCCTCTTTTTCGGGGTCGCCGTGGTCGTCGGAATCGCCGCCGCTGTGATCCTCGAGGAACCGGCGGTCGATGCGCCGCCGTCGCTCCGAACGTACGCGAAACGCGTCGGACGAGCGGTAACGGCACGGGACGCGTTCGGCATTTATATCGCTTCACTCTCCACGTTTTTCCTGTTCTACGGTGGTGTGCTCACTGCGATCCCGCTCTTGCTCACCGACGAGTACGGGGTCGTCGAACCGTCTCTCGGCGGTATCCTCGCAGTCGTTTCGTTCTCGAACGCCGTGATCGCGTCGTTCTACGGCCGTCTCGAGCCCTACTTCGATCTGTCGACGCTGATCGCGATCGGGTTCTCGTGTTTCGGCCTCGCGTTGCTCGGGATTCGAATCGTGACCTCGCCCGCACAGGTCGCCCTGTTGCTCGCGGTTTTCGGTGTCGGGTTCGGTCTCGTCATGCCCTCGCTCAACGATACGATCGTCACGATCGCCCCCGACCACCTGCGCGCGAGTATGCTCGGGACGCAGACGAGCATGCTTCGGATCGGACAGACGATCGGTCCGATCGCGTTCACCTGGCTCGCCGAGTTCGGATTCGCGACACCACTCGCAGGGTATCGCGTCGTCCTCCCCGTCGCCGGGGTACTTTCGATCGGGTGTGCGGCGGGCGGGTGGGTCCTTCTCCGACTCGAGGTGTGA
- the hpt gene encoding hypoxanthine/guanine phosphoribosyltransferase, translated as MEKLERSVHEAPIINKGDYEYLVHPISNCVPKLEPALLREVASRIVAVADLEDVDKIVTPAAMGIHISTAVSLLSDIPLVVIRKREYGLDGEVSLTQQTGYSESEMYINDVDETDSVLLLDDMLSTGGTLRAITDVLDSMGVDIVDVIVVLRKVSGEDALADISHDVTSLLDITVQNGNVEIV; from the coding sequence ATGGAAAAATTGGAACGTTCGGTCCACGAGGCGCCCATCATCAACAAAGGTGACTACGAGTATCTCGTTCATCCGATCAGTAACTGCGTCCCGAAACTCGAGCCGGCCCTCCTTCGAGAGGTTGCGTCGCGCATCGTGGCGGTCGCCGATCTCGAGGACGTCGACAAGATCGTCACCCCCGCAGCGATGGGGATTCACATTTCGACCGCCGTGTCCCTTCTCTCTGACATTCCGCTGGTCGTTATTCGGAAACGCGAGTACGGACTGGACGGTGAGGTTTCGTTGACACAGCAGACGGGCTACTCGGAGAGCGAGATGTACATCAACGACGTCGACGAAACGGATTCGGTTCTCCTGCTCGACGACATGCTCAGCACTGGGGGTACGCTCCGGGCGATCACCGACGTTCTCGACTCCATGGGGGTCGATATCGTCGATGTTATCGTCGTGTTACGAAAAGTGAGCGGCGAAGACGCGTTGGCCGATATTTCACACGACGTGACGTCGCTTCTCGATATCACTGTCCAGAACGGTAACGTCGAAATCGTGTAG
- a CDS encoding iron-containing alcohol dehydrogenase yields the protein MQSLDGQPGSTPLSFLSPDVRFGDGVAAALQETLSRYRIRDPLIVTDAGIESVGILDRIRDEIDPAATVYHASTEPSTDDFEKLPTEAVDGVVAIGGGSCIDTAKLAATLLAHGGDPVDYLGVDSVPGPIEPLIAVPTTSGTGSQATQTAVISHDNVKRGVSDGHLRPDVALVDPTLTFDLPRSVTARSGFDAFVHALESLTARDYRWVESRPITYQGANPISRALAWRALQLIHGSLERAVFDGNDRDARRSMSLGAHLAGTAFSVSGLGAVHALASTYGGLTGKPHGDCLAASVRTGLRYNLPVRREQYGEIARALGVERDGTPDSIALIDECDRVRSAIGLPGSVTEFDLSVADVDDIVTNTLVQDRRLATNPREVREDIRDVVVDVEFSES from the coding sequence ATGCAATCGCTCGACGGGCAACCGGGATCGACACCCCTGTCGTTTCTGTCGCCCGACGTGAGGTTCGGCGACGGTGTCGCGGCGGCCCTTCAGGAAACGCTCTCGCGGTATCGAATCCGGGATCCGCTCATCGTGACCGACGCGGGAATCGAATCGGTCGGAATACTCGACCGAATCCGCGACGAAATCGACCCGGCCGCCACGGTCTATCACGCGTCGACCGAACCGTCCACCGACGACTTCGAGAAACTGCCGACCGAAGCCGTCGACGGAGTCGTCGCAATCGGCGGCGGTTCGTGTATCGATACGGCAAAGCTGGCGGCCACACTGCTCGCCCACGGCGGAGACCCCGTCGACTACCTCGGCGTCGATTCCGTGCCGGGACCGATCGAGCCACTCATTGCGGTGCCGACGACGAGCGGGACCGGATCGCAAGCGACACAGACCGCCGTCATCTCCCACGACAACGTCAAGCGAGGCGTGAGTGACGGCCACCTTCGTCCCGACGTTGCGCTCGTCGATCCCACCCTCACGTTCGATCTTCCGCGGTCGGTGACCGCCCGTTCGGGGTTCGACGCCTTCGTCCACGCGCTCGAGTCGCTCACCGCCCGCGACTACCGGTGGGTCGAATCGCGTCCCATCACCTACCAGGGTGCGAATCCGATCTCCCGCGCCCTCGCGTGGCGAGCCCTCCAGTTGATTCACGGGTCGCTCGAGCGGGCCGTCTTCGACGGGAACGACCGCGACGCACGTCGATCGATGAGTCTCGGTGCACACCTCGCTGGGACCGCGTTTTCCGTCTCGGGCCTGGGTGCCGTTCACGCGCTCGCGAGTACGTACGGCGGACTCACAGGAAAGCCACACGGTGACTGTCTGGCCGCGTCCGTTCGGACCGGACTCCGGTACAACCTCCCCGTCAGGCGGGAGCAGTATGGAGAGATCGCTCGGGCGCTCGGCGTCGAGAGGGACGGAACGCCCGACTCGATCGCGCTGATCGACGAGTGCGATCGGGTGCGATCGGCGATCGGACTCCCGGGTTCGGTGACGGAATTCGATCTCTCGGTCGCCGACGTCGACGACATCGTGACGAACACGCTCGTTCAGGACCGCCGCCTCGCGACCAATCCGCGAGAGGTCCGGGAGGATATTCGAGACGTCGTCGTCGACGTCGAGTTTTCCGAATCGTGA
- a CDS encoding MFS transporter, whose product MDSLTSLFGADADIIRERNFQLLLLSNVPPVVGTALLSPVLNSLIEPFGTSAANVGLIISVFTAPGIFIIPVIGGLADRFGRKPILVASLLLFGVTGPAVAFTTDFRVVLVLRLLQGIGFAGVVPTIITSIGDLYEGSREATAQGLRFSVSGLSQAVFPLAAGLLVTLAWQYPFLLYAVALPCAVLVYFYFDEPTATVADGGEAPSYSRELFGLVRQPRVLSFVVARTLPVVVWVGFLTYNSIIVVDLMDGTPAQAGLLSAIGSFAFAGAASQAGQITALFDSRYYPLLAANGCLGVGLATVLVAPTIVVACLGIGVTGIGFGATLSLYRTIITGLAPPSLRAGLVSLSEAGGRVTATGTPIAMGAVIATATPALGFEGAVQVTGLGAALIGGGGGVLCLVVARLSSPVSAERDRTAQG is encoded by the coding sequence GTGGACTCACTGACCTCGTTATTCGGAGCGGACGCGGACATCATTCGGGAACGGAACTTTCAGTTATTGTTGCTATCGAACGTTCCACCGGTCGTCGGAACGGCGCTGCTCTCGCCGGTGCTCAATTCTCTCATCGAGCCCTTCGGGACGTCTGCCGCGAACGTCGGATTGATAATCTCGGTGTTCACGGCGCCGGGTATTTTCATCATCCCCGTTATCGGGGGACTCGCCGATCGGTTCGGACGGAAACCGATTCTGGTCGCTTCCCTGCTCCTGTTCGGGGTAACCGGACCGGCGGTCGCCTTTACGACCGACTTTCGCGTCGTGCTCGTGTTACGGCTCCTGCAGGGTATCGGCTTCGCCGGCGTCGTCCCGACGATCATCACGAGCATCGGCGACCTATACGAAGGGTCGCGCGAGGCGACTGCACAGGGGCTCAGATTTTCGGTTTCCGGACTGAGCCAGGCCGTGTTTCCGTTGGCGGCCGGGCTCTTGGTCACGCTGGCCTGGCAATACCCGTTTCTCCTGTACGCCGTCGCGTTGCCGTGTGCCGTCCTCGTGTACTTCTATTTCGACGAACCGACCGCGACCGTCGCCGATGGCGGCGAAGCCCCGTCGTACAGCCGCGAACTGTTCGGACTGGTTCGCCAACCTCGGGTCCTTTCGTTCGTCGTTGCCCGGACGTTACCGGTCGTCGTCTGGGTCGGGTTTCTCACGTACAATTCGATCATCGTCGTCGACCTCATGGACGGTACGCCGGCGCAAGCCGGTCTCCTGTCCGCGATCGGTAGCTTCGCCTTCGCTGGCGCTGCGAGCCAGGCGGGACAGATCACGGCACTGTTCGATTCGCGTTACTATCCCCTCCTCGCGGCAAACGGCTGTCTCGGCGTCGGTCTCGCCACCGTCCTCGTTGCGCCCACTATCGTCGTGGCCTGTCTCGGGATCGGCGTCACGGGAATCGGTTTCGGGGCCACCCTCTCGCTCTACCGGACGATTATCACGGGCCTGGCGCCGCCGTCGCTCCGGGCCGGTCTGGTGAGCCTCTCGGAGGCCGGCGGCCGCGTGACCGCGACCGGGACCCCCATCGCGATGGGAGCCGTAATCGCCACCGCTACGCCCGCGCTCGGATTCGAGGGTGCCGTCCAGGTGACCGGTCTCGGCGCCGCCCTCATCGGCGGCGGCGGTGGCGTTCTCTGTCTCGTCGTCGCTCGGCTCTCGTCACCAGTCTCCGCGGAACGGGATCGCACGGCACAGGGATAG